In Astatotilapia calliptera unplaced genomic scaffold, fAstCal1.2 U_scaffold_80, whole genome shotgun sequence, the following proteins share a genomic window:
- the LOC113018417 gene encoding F-BAR and double SH3 domains protein 2-like, which translates to ASQPDELTIEEQEILEVIDDGDMEDWVKARNRSGQVGYVPEKYLQLPSSNSLLSMLQSLAALDARSQSSSNSTEPETELPTGSVNGDSRISFAKALYDYAGQTEDELSFPEGAIIPILSRETHEDDGFWEGEFNGVVGVRVQIIVCKSL; encoded by the exons gCTTCTCAGCCAGACGAGCTGACCATCGAGGAGCAGGAAATCTTGGAGGTCATCGATGATGGCGACATGGAGGACTGGGTCAAG GCCAGAAACCGTAGCGGACAGGTGGGCTACGTCCCGGAGAAATACCTGCAGCTGCCCTCCTCCAACAGCCTGCTGAGCATGCTGCAGTCGCTGGCCGCGCTGGACGCCCGATCCCAGTCCTCCAGCAACTCCACCGAACCTGAAACCGAACTCCCAACCGGCTCCGTCAACGGAGACTCGAGGA TTTCATTCGCAAAGGCTTTGTACGACTACGCGGGACAAACGGAAGATGAGCTGTCGTTCCCAGAAGGCGCCATCATCCCCATCCTGAGCAGAGAGACCCACGAGGACGATGGCTTCTGGGAGGGCGAGTTTAACGGCGTTGTTGGTGTAAGAGTTCAAATAATAGTTTGCAAAAGCTTGTGA